The window CCATTGGAAGGAAGATCAACACTTAGACCAACTGATGTTCTAGTATTTGGATGTGTTGGAGGAAAACATGCATGCATGGATCTAATAGGGGTTTCCCTTCTTGTGGGCTTGGGGAGTGGAGTTTTCACGGTGGGGCAAGCTGCATCAAGCAAAGTGGCAAAACATGATAAagcgtgcatggaaaatcaacacacgTTTATACCCTTTGCATTTGATGCTTTCGGTTTCCTTGCGCCAGAAGTTATGGAGCTACTAAATAGAGTCCAATGGGTCTTGCATAATAATGTTATGATTCCAAGATCTATAGATgttgtttttaaaagaattagttttgtcatcCAATTAAAAATGGGTTGCGACTCAGCTTGTTGTTCGTTTACCTGCTACGCCTATATAAATCTTTCTTATATAATggcaatatattttataaaatctaaaCCATTCAAATATCATGGAAATTACATCGTCCACGATTTTTGTAGGAAAAAAGTGAACTCGATTGAACACTTCGTTGTTTTTCGAAGCGAAAAtgaaaaaaaggaaaatatgaaCGACTGACGTGCCCTCTACAAAAACTGAGCCAATACATTATACGCCTAAGAGCTTGAGTTATAACTTATAATGCTGCAGTTATCCCTCAATTTGGCTAAATTTTACGATGTAAGAACCCTAATTTATATATGAATTGTGATGATTATCTCCTACATGAGATTTCTCCATTATACTCATAAACCCCACCCAAATCTCTTACTCACTTTCTCTTTCCAGACTCGATCTCTACTACCTCTTAAAGAAGAACCAACCAACTGGAACACTACTCACTCGTTCGTCCTCTCGAACCCATTGTTAACTCTATTAGAAAAATGCAAATCAATGACCCAAATGAAGCAAATCCAGACGCAAATGATCATAACGGGATTAATCTCAGATGGGTTAGCTGCAAGTCGATTAATTGCCTTTTGTGCCATCTCAGAATCAAGAAATCTTGATTATTGTACGAGAATATTGAATAATTTACAAAACTTAAACGTGTTTTCATTGAACGTAACGATTAAGGGTTACTATGAGAGCGAAAAACCGGAAGAAAGTCTTTTGTTGTATAAGGAGATGTTGACAAAAAGCAAAGGATTGCGACCAGATAATTACACATATCCCTTGTTGCTTAAATGTTGTGCCAAATTGTCTTCGATGCGGATGGGTTTTGGGGTTATTGGGCATGTTATTCATCTGGGTTTTGATTCTGATATGTATGTGAACAATTCCGTTATTCATTTCTTGGTGTCATGTGGAGAATTAGATAATGCACAGAAGGTGTTTGATGAAAGTATTCTTAGAGATTTGGTGTCCTGGAATTCAATCATTAACGGGTATGTTAGGAGTGAGAAGCCATGGGAGGCCTTGAGATTGTATCATCGGATGGAGGAAGAGGGTGTTAAGCCCGATGAGGTTACCATGATAGGGATGATATCTTCTTGTGCTCAACTCCAAAACTTGAATCTTGGGAAAGAATTTCATCAATACATCCAACAAAATCAAATAAAGATGACAATTCCACTTGTCAATACCTTAATGGACATGTACGTGAAATGTGGAAATATAGAAGCTGCAGAAAGTTTATTCAATAAAATGTCCAAGAAAACCATTGTGTCATGGACCACCATGATTGTTGGTTATGGAAAATCCGGCCATGTAGAAGCTGCCAAGaaactgttcgatgaaatgcctgaaAGAGGAGTGGTTCAATGGAACGCCATGATTGGTGTTTACATTCAATCCAAACGTTACAAAGATGCATTAGCAACATTCCAAGAATTTCAAGCTACAATGATTAAACCCGATTGGGTGACCATAGTTCATTGCTTATCCGCATGCACACAACTTGGAGCACTTGATCTTGGAATTTGGCTCCATCATTACATCACAAAACACCATCTTCCTATAAACATTGCCTTAGGCACTGCACTAGTCGACATGTATGCTAAATGTGGCAACATAGCAAAAGCACTccaagtgttcgatgaaatgcctaaCCGAAATTCCCAAACATGGACAACCATAATCATTGGTCTAGCTTACCATGGCAATGCTCATGATGCGGTTTCATGTTTCTGGGACATGATCAATGTTGGCATTACACCAGACGATGTGACATTTGTAGGTGTCCTTTCTGCTTGTTGCCATGGTGGTTTGGTGAATGAGGGTCGCAAGATTTTCACACAAATGACATCAAAATTCAATGTTTCTCCCAAATGTAAACACTATTCTTGTATGGTGGACATTTTGGGTAGGGCTGGTTTGCTTGAAGAAGCCGAAGAGGTGATCAAGAGTATGCCGATTGTTGCGGATGATGGTGTTTGGGGAGCTTTGTTTTTTGCTTGTAGAGTTCATGGGAATgttgagatgggtgaaagagcggGTTTTAAACTACTTGAATTGGATCCTAGTGATAGTGGGAATTATGTGTTGTTAGCTAATATGTATAGGGAAGCAAAGATGTTTGAGAAAGCTATGGAGGTTAGGAAGTTGATGAGGGAAAGAGGTGTAGAGAAGACTCCTGGTTGTAGCTCAATTGAGGTGAATGGAAATGTTCATGAGTTCATTGTTAGAGACAAATCACACCCTTATTATCAAGAAATAGTTGAATGTTTGGTTCATTTAGCAAAGAAGTCAAGGGTTTTGGGGATGTGGGGTTGAAGTTGTTCAAAtaatttttggtaatttgtgtGTATTTTTATGGTCCTTTTCAAATTTAGAATTTGAGCATAATTGTAACACTCGAAAATTGATATGTATAGAATTAGAGCATAATTATTTAGTTTATGAAAAACGACTACTTTCTCATGTAATTTCAGTCTGAAATCCGAAGTATTATTCTCAAATGTTTTTGTACATCCAAACTTATCATTCTGACTTCGTGGTTATTTtgccaaaacaatttttttatttccTTTAAATACACATTATATTATGGTTACTTTactcattttatatttttaataaagaaTATCAAGCTAAAAGAAGTGAATGGCGATTCAATCCCAAGAAGTTGGTAGAAATAGTGGAAGCTAAGAGTTTGACTTGTGATAGTTTTATGTCCCTTATGAATTGACCCTACATCCACTCATGATGTCAATCTAGACAGAGACaattttatagttgtttttatgttAAGATTTATTTCCggttttataagatataaaatatatatataaataatatcatCTTATTCTAGAAATTACATGtagtttaaattaaataaaatgtaGTTTAAGCCATCGGATTTTTAATTGTTATTCTATAATGAACAAACCATGTTAACAAGACTAAATAACCATTTtattcttgtatttttttttaaatcaagatATTTATCAATAACGTGATAAGAGTTGGGAGTAAATAAGAAGAAATGCAAATAAGTAGATGTTActttcttaatacattaagccatGATTCCCGATTTAAAAAAGAAGCAACCATATATAATTAATTATCCAAATTAACTGCTTAACCATTAAGTCCATTCAGTCAAAAAGAAACCATATATCTATATGAACTTGGCAACATCTCTCAGCCAAATAagattaaacaaaaaaataaaatcctatcaaaaatcatattttttttaagcTAAAGGGTACACAATATAGATAAAATCCTATCTAAAAACCATGCTTCAAAGTTACATGATATATAGAAACACAAGTTTGATGCCCCCTTTTGCCCTCCAATAAACATGACAATTTTATCTCTCTCTTTGTGGGCTTCTAAGGGTAAAAATGTCTCAAAAAAAAAGAACTAAGAAAGTGACTTGGAGTCTCTTAAGCCCTCACAACCCGGGCAGTTGTGCAAACTCTCATGAATATATATGTCACAGTCAAGACAAAAGAACTGTTTGCATTTCGGGCAGGTCACACATCTGCCCGGAATGTTCCCTACATCACAATAGCAAATAATACCAATGTCGGTTTGATTacctagagtaaattacatttttgtccCCGAGTATAGCTGATTTTTTCAGTTTTGATCCCATAAAGTTTTTCTCTTGCAAAAGTGactatttttgggaccaaaagtgCGAAAAATCAGCTATACTTGAAGGACTAGAAATCATCATTTCACTTTaaacaaggaccaaaaatgtacaaGAATCTCAAATAGCACTTGTGCAATAgaaatgacaaaattgcaaaaatagtccctgtggtttgtcGAATTGTCAaaaattgcaagtttggtccaaaaagttttggagTTGCACTACTGGTCCACAATAGGTTCtttgttgtggttttggtccaaatGTTTTTGAAAATTGTTAAAATGACAGATTTGCCCTTTTGATTTGTTTTTTCTCTTCTTTTTAAATGCTTCAGTATTTTCTaactaaaaataaaagaaaaatcttACCCTCCCCCACCTAACCCTCTTTTTTATTCTGTTAAAAGTTTTGTAGGACCAAAACCTATTTTGGACCAGTGGTGCAActccaaaactttttggaccaaacttgcaattttcaacaaaccacagggacccatttttgcaattttgtcaacagaaaactttttaggaccaaaaatgcaaaaataagctACAGTCAGggactaaaagtgtaatttaACTCAACAACATAATCAATTGAGTACGTTACATTTTTGCAAATTTTGGTCATAAAAAGTTTTCTCTTGCAAATTTGGTCCTGATTTAAGGTTCTTGTATCGTTTTTGGTCTCTGTTTTAAGTAAAACGACACTTTTGATCCCTGAGTTTagctgatttttgcaattttggcccaaaaatagtcattttacttggaacaGTGATGAAAATACATTACAAAGAGAGACCAAATTTGCAAGAGAAAACTTTTAGGACCGAAATTGAAACAATTAGCTATACccagggactgaaattgtaaaaaaaaaaaaagaagcaaaATTCACTCTAATCAAGTGAACTAACTCACCAGGATTCAAAAGACTTTGCTGGCAACCAAAACAAGTTTTTGGCCTACGATGATTGGGTACAAACAAAGGTGCCACGTCATCAAAGGGCGTAACCGGAAATAAATGGTGATAAGATCTTGCTAAATG of the Lactuca sativa cultivar Salinas chromosome 6, Lsat_Salinas_v11, whole genome shotgun sequence genome contains:
- the LOC111877505 gene encoding pentatricopeptide repeat-containing protein At2g22410, mitochondrial, yielding MLQLSLNLAKFYDTRSLLPLKEEPTNWNTTHSFVLSNPLLTLLEKCKSMTQMKQIQTQMIITGLISDGLAASRLIAFCAISESRNLDYCTRILNNLQNLNVFSLNVTIKGYYESEKPEESLLLYKEMLTKSKGLRPDNYTYPLLLKCCAKLSSMRMGFGVIGHVIHLGFDSDMYVNNSVIHFLVSCGELDNAQKVFDESILRDLVSWNSIINGYVRSEKPWEALRLYHRMEEEGVKPDEVTMIGMISSCAQLQNLNLGKEFHQYIQQNQIKMTIPLVNTLMDMYVKCGNIEAAESLFNKMSKKTIVSWTTMIVGYGKSGHVEAAKKLFDEMPERGVVQWNAMIGVYIQSKRYKDALATFQEFQATMIKPDWVTIVHCLSACTQLGALDLGIWLHHYITKHHLPINIALGTALVDMYAKCGNIAKALQVFDEMPNRNSQTWTTIIIGLAYHGNAHDAVSCFWDMINVGITPDDVTFVGVLSACCHGGLVNEGRKIFTQMTSKFNVSPKCKHYSCMVDILGRAGLLEEAEEVIKSMPIVADDGVWGALFFACRVHGNVEMGERAGFKLLELDPSDSGNYVLLANMYREAKMFEKAMEVRKLMRERGVEKTPGCSSIEVNGNVHEFIVRDKSHPYYQEIVECLVHLAKKSRVLGMWG